Proteins from a genomic interval of Diospyros lotus cultivar Yz01 chromosome 6, ASM1463336v1, whole genome shotgun sequence:
- the LOC127803207 gene encoding protein SHI RELATED SEQUENCE 1-like: MAGFFSLGGGGRGTSSSNQEQSGSGGGNNTNPPPPPSEISPESWFLYRNEDISFKGFELWQPPPPQPPQHQHPDHLQRHHAFQYLYSSAAGLAVGPSRTSLNISDDSSRSALLAVSGGGGGGGISCQDCGNQAKKDCSHMRCRTCCKSRGFQCQTHVKSTWVPASKRRERQQQLAALQQQQQQQQLELHNRENPKRQRENNPSASSLACSLLPSNSSGLEVGNFPPKVNTQAVFRCVRVRSIDDAEDQYAYQTAVNIGGHVFEGILMDQGPESQYMGGESSSGTAGGLNLITAATSAETTAVGATAAVGSSTAAFLDPSSLYQPPLNSFMPGTPFFPHQRS, from the exons ATGGCTGGCTTCTTCTCATTAGGCGGCGGCGGAAGAGGAACGTCGAGCAGCAACCAAGAGCAAAGCGGCAGCGGCGGCGGCAACAACACCAACCCTCCTCCACCGCCCTCCGAAATCAGTCCAGAGAGCTGGTTCCTCTACCGGAATGAAGACATCTCCTTCAAGGGTTTCGAGCTCTGGCAGCCACCGCCACCCCAGCCGCCGCAACATCAACACCCCGACCACCTCCAGCGCCACCACGCATTCCAGTACCTCTACTCCTCCGCCGCAGGCCTAGCCGTCGGGCCCAGCCGGACCTCCCTCAACATCTCCGACGATTCGTCGAGATCCGCCCTTCTCGCCGtgagcggcggcggcggaggaggcGGCATCAGCTGTCAGGACTGTGGAAACCAAGCCAAGAAAGATTGCTCTCATATGCGGTGTAGAACTTGCTGCAAGAGCCGAGGGTTTCAGTGCCAAACCCATGTCAAAAGCACTTGGGTTCCCGCCTCTAAAAGGCGCGAGAGACAACAGCAACTCGCCGCTTTgcaacagcaacaacaacagcaacagCTCGAGCTTCATAATAGAGAGAATCCCAAACGGCAGAGAGAGAATAATCCAAGCGCTTCCTCTCTCGCCTGCTCTCTTTTGCCCTCCAACTCGTCAG GGTTGGAGGTGGGGAATTTCCCGCCGAAGGTGAACACTCAGGCTGTTTTTCGTTGCGTTCGGGTAAGATCGATCGACGATGCCGAGGACCAGTACGCGTACCAGACGGCTGTGAACATCGGCGGCCACGTATTCGAGGGAATTCTTATGGATCAAGGGCCGGAAAGTCAGTATATGGGCGGGGAGAGTTCTTCGGGGACTGCCGGTGGACTTAATCTCATTACGGCGGCCACCTCCGCTGAAACCACTGCCGTCGGGGCTACTGCGGCGGTGGGTTCGTCGACGGCGGCGTTTCTTgatccttcttctctttatcaACCTCCCCTTAACTCTTTCATGCCCGGTACGCCATTCTTCCCACACCAAAGATCTTAA